One Gammaproteobacteria bacterium genomic region harbors:
- the tpiA gene encoding triose-phosphate isomerase: MSAAPRASAARTKLVAGNWKMNGSLEASGALVAALRDGIGEGRGARMLLCPPYPYLKSVADWLRGTDILLGAQDVSTRIGSGAFTGEVAGAMLADVGAQYAIVGHSERRTLFGDTDEVVALKFQAAQTAGLVPILCVGETLEERESGRTEAVVERQIGAVLGAAGVAAFANAAVAYEPVWAIGTGRTATPAQAQEVHARIRAMIAAQDGTIAAGLPILYGGSVKGANAAELFAMDDVDGGLVGGASLEASEFLSIFRAASQSTA, translated from the coding sequence ATGAGCGCCGCTCCGCGAGCGTCGGCCGCGCGGACAAAGCTGGTCGCCGGCAACTGGAAGATGAACGGCTCGCTCGAGGCGAGCGGGGCGCTCGTCGCCGCGCTGCGGGACGGCATCGGCGAGGGCCGCGGCGCGCGAATGCTGCTCTGCCCGCCATACCCTTATTTGAAAAGCGTCGCGGACTGGCTGCGCGGTACCGATATTCTGCTCGGGGCGCAGGACGTCTCCACACGCATCGGCAGCGGCGCGTTCACGGGCGAGGTCGCGGGCGCGATGCTCGCCGACGTCGGCGCGCAGTATGCGATCGTCGGCCACTCGGAGCGCCGCACGCTGTTCGGGGACACCGACGAGGTCGTCGCGCTGAAGTTCCAGGCCGCGCAGACCGCCGGTCTCGTGCCGATCCTCTGCGTCGGCGAGACGCTCGAGGAGCGCGAGAGCGGCCGAACCGAAGCCGTCGTCGAGCGTCAAATCGGCGCGGTGCTCGGCGCGGCCGGAGTTGCGGCGTTCGCGAACGCGGCCGTCGCGTACGAGCCGGTATGGGCGATCGGCACAGGCCGCACGGCCACGCCCGCGCAGGCGCAGGAGGTGCACGCGCGGATTCGGGCGATGATCGCCGCGCAGGATGGTACAATTGCCGCCGGCCTCCCCATCCTGTACGGCGGCAGCGTCAAGGGCGCGAATGCGGCCGAGCTGTTCGCGATGGATGACGTGGACGGCGGTCTCGTAGGCGGCGCGTCGCTCGAAGCGTCCGAGTTTCTGAGTATCTTTCGCGCGGCCTCTCAATCGACGGCATAA
- the secG gene encoding preprotein translocase subunit SecG has translation MLHTILLSLHLLACLFIVALVLLQRGKGAEAGTGFGAGASGTVFGARGSASFLSRATAALATTFFATSLALAFLGQDQTAPESLLERAAPTEQQPQAAPPPAEEDIDRPPPLPSDDSQPSDLPEIDSGEGEPAPATEAPND, from the coding sequence ATGCTGCATACCATCCTGCTGAGCCTGCATCTGCTGGCATGCCTGTTCATCGTGGCTCTCGTGCTGCTCCAGCGCGGCAAGGGGGCTGAGGCGGGCACCGGCTTCGGGGCGGGCGCATCGGGCACGGTGTTCGGCGCGCGCGGGTCGGCGAGCTTCCTCTCCCGAGCCACGGCCGCCCTGGCGACGACGTTTTTTGCCACCAGCCTCGCCCTAGCGTTCCTCGGGCAGGACCAGACGGCGCCCGAGAGCTTGCTCGAGCGCGCGGCGCCGACCGAACAGCAGCCTCAGGCGGCGCCGCCGCCGGCGGAAGAGGACATCGACCGGCCGCCGCCGCTGCCTTCGGACGATTCGCAGCCGTCCGACCTGCCGGAGATCGACTCGGGTGAGGGTGAGCCGGCCCCGGCGACCGAAGCGCCGAACGATTGA
- the ftsH gene encoding ATP-dependent zinc metalloprotease FtsH — protein MNDLAKNIILWIVIAVVLLSVFQSFGPNHQRVATIPYSTFLSYVEDGSVEEVTFEGEAIRGRRNGEAFLTYNPETDNTPLIGLLQEHGVVIQAMPPEQQSFLLQLFISSFPILLLIGVWVYFMRQMQGAGGGRGAMSFGKSRARLLGEDQVHVTFADVAGVEEAKEEVVEIVDFLKDPAKFQRLGGKIPKGVLMVGPPGTGKTLLARAIAGEAKVPFFTISGSDFVEMFVGVGASRVRDMFEQAKKHAPCIIFIDEIDAVGRHRGAGLGGGHDEREQTLNQLLVEMDGFEGNEGVIVIAATNRPDVLDPALLRPGRFDRQVVVPLPDVRGREQILKVHMRKVPVDPNVKPSVIARGTPGFSGADLANLVNEAALLAARANRRTVRMEEFDKAKDKIMMGTERRSMVMSEEEKKLTAYHESGHAIVGLLVPDHDPVYKVTIIPRGRALGVTMFLPEEDRYSYSKQRLMSQMKSLFGGRIAEELIFGPQYVTTGASNDIERATDIARNMVTKWGLSDRLGPLTYTEDDGEIFLGRSVTRHKQVSDVTAHAIDEEVRKLIDTAYTEARQLLESNESKLHMMAEALMKYETIDEQQIRDIMEGRAPRPPEDWDEPSEPGERVPEPADEPATPALGDPAGQH, from the coding sequence TTGAACGACCTGGCCAAGAACATCATCCTGTGGATCGTCATCGCGGTCGTGTTGCTGTCGGTGTTTCAGAGCTTCGGGCCGAACCACCAGCGCGTCGCCACGATCCCGTACTCCACATTCCTCTCCTACGTCGAGGACGGCTCCGTCGAGGAGGTCACGTTCGAGGGCGAGGCGATCCGCGGTCGCCGGAACGGTGAGGCGTTCCTCACGTACAACCCCGAAACCGACAACACGCCGCTGATCGGCCTGCTCCAGGAGCACGGCGTCGTCATTCAGGCGATGCCGCCGGAGCAGCAGTCGTTCCTGCTGCAGCTCTTCATCTCGTCGTTCCCGATTCTGCTGCTGATCGGCGTGTGGGTGTACTTCATGCGCCAGATGCAGGGCGCGGGCGGCGGCCGCGGTGCCATGTCGTTCGGCAAGAGCCGCGCAAGGCTCCTCGGCGAGGACCAGGTCCACGTCACGTTCGCCGATGTCGCGGGCGTCGAGGAGGCCAAGGAAGAGGTCGTCGAGATCGTCGACTTCCTGAAGGACCCGGCGAAGTTCCAGCGGCTCGGCGGCAAGATCCCGAAGGGCGTGCTGATGGTCGGCCCTCCAGGCACCGGCAAGACGCTCCTCGCTCGCGCGATTGCCGGTGAGGCGAAGGTGCCGTTCTTCACGATCTCGGGCTCCGACTTCGTCGAGATGTTCGTCGGCGTCGGCGCCTCGCGCGTGCGCGACATGTTCGAGCAGGCGAAGAAGCATGCACCCTGCATCATCTTCATCGACGAGATCGACGCGGTCGGCCGTCATCGCGGCGCGGGCCTCGGCGGCGGTCACGACGAGCGCGAGCAGACGTTGAACCAGCTGCTCGTCGAGATGGACGGCTTCGAAGGCAACGAAGGGGTCATCGTCATCGCGGCCACGAACCGGCCGGACGTGCTCGACCCCGCGTTGCTGCGCCCCGGCCGCTTCGACCGCCAGGTCGTCGTGCCGCTGCCCGACGTTCGCGGCCGCGAGCAGATCTTGAAGGTGCACATGCGCAAGGTGCCGGTCGATCCGAACGTGAAGCCGTCCGTGATCGCGCGCGGTACGCCCGGGTTCTCGGGTGCCGATCTCGCGAACCTCGTCAACGAGGCCGCACTGCTGGCCGCACGCGCGAACCGGCGCACGGTCCGCATGGAGGAGTTCGACAAGGCCAAGGACAAGATCATGATGGGCACCGAGAGGCGCTCCATGGTCATGAGCGAGGAGGAGAAGAAGCTCACCGCGTATCACGAGTCCGGCCACGCGATCGTCGGTCTGCTGGTCCCCGATCACGACCCCGTGTACAAGGTCACGATCATCCCGCGCGGGCGTGCGCTCGGCGTCACGATGTTCCTGCCGGAGGAGGATCGTTACAGCTACTCAAAGCAGCGGCTGATGAGCCAGATGAAGAGCCTGTTCGGCGGCCGCATCGCCGAGGAGCTGATCTTCGGGCCGCAGTACGTGACCACCGGCGCGTCGAACGACATCGAGCGCGCCACCGACATCGCGCGCAACATGGTCACGAAATGGGGGCTTTCGGATCGGCTCGGCCCGTTGACCTACACCGAGGACGACGGCGAAATCTTCCTCGGTCGCAGCGTCACGCGGCACAAGCAGGTCTCCGACGTCACGGCGCACGCCATCGACGAGGAAGTCCGCAAGCTGATCGACACGGCGTACACGGAAGCGCGCCAGCTGCTCGAGTCCAACGAGAGCAAGCTGCACATGATGGCCGAGGCCCTCATGAAGTACGAGACGATCGACGAGCAGCAGATCAGGGACATCATGGAAGGGCGTGCGCCGCGGCCGCCCGAGGATTGGGACGAGCCCTCGGAGCCGGGCGAGCGGGTCCCGGAGCCGGCCGACGAGCCGGCGACGCCGGCGCTCGGCGACCCGGCCGGGCAACACTAA
- the glmM gene encoding phosphoglucosamine mutase, with protein MGRRYFGTDGIRGEVGSTPMTVDFALRLASAAARVLAPNGGRVLIGKDTRVSGYMFESALEAGFVASGVDVLLTGPLPTPAIAFLTKKLGADFGIVISASHNPYYDNGIKFFGADGEKLSDALEEAIEARLDEVPITRESRRLGRATKAASARADYMDFLQSTIPEGMTLEGLKIVVDASHGAGYKVAPRIVADLGADVVPVGCSPNGRNINDGCGSTRPDLLKLTVAGVRAHVGLALDGDGDRVVMVDERGNLVDGDQLLYILTCDRLESGGLRGPVIGTVMSNLGLELALRERGIEFKRAKVGDRHVLAMLKEHDAVLGGETSGHVICLDKTTTGDGLVTALQVLAVMRRTGKSLSELARGMSQFPQSLVNVRVPAPADPNGAPAIRAAVEEAESALGQRGRVVLRASGTEPVIRVMVEGEDREMVRALASRLADSVRAAFGA; from the coding sequence ATGGGGAGACGCTACTTCGGCACCGACGGGATCCGCGGGGAGGTGGGTTCCACGCCGATGACGGTCGACTTCGCGCTCCGGCTCGCGAGCGCGGCGGCCCGCGTCCTCGCCCCGAACGGCGGCCGCGTGCTGATCGGCAAGGATACGCGCGTCTCGGGCTACATGTTCGAGTCGGCGCTCGAGGCCGGCTTCGTCGCGTCTGGCGTCGACGTGCTCCTGACGGGCCCGCTGCCGACGCCCGCGATCGCGTTCCTCACGAAAAAGCTCGGCGCCGATTTCGGTATCGTGATCAGCGCCTCGCACAACCCGTACTACGACAACGGCATCAAGTTCTTCGGCGCGGACGGCGAGAAGCTCTCGGACGCGCTCGAGGAAGCGATCGAGGCACGCCTCGACGAGGTGCCGATCACGCGGGAGTCCCGGCGGCTCGGCCGCGCCACGAAGGCCGCATCCGCGCGGGCCGACTACATGGACTTTCTGCAGAGCACGATTCCCGAGGGGATGACGCTCGAGGGACTAAAGATCGTCGTCGATGCGTCTCACGGCGCGGGCTACAAGGTCGCGCCCCGTATCGTCGCCGACCTCGGCGCGGACGTCGTGCCGGTCGGCTGCTCGCCGAACGGGCGCAACATCAATGACGGATGCGGCTCCACGCGGCCGGACTTGCTGAAGCTCACGGTGGCCGGCGTCCGCGCGCACGTCGGGCTCGCGCTCGACGGGGACGGCGACCGCGTCGTGATGGTCGACGAGCGCGGCAATCTCGTCGACGGCGACCAGCTTCTGTACATCCTGACGTGCGATCGCCTGGAGTCGGGCGGCCTGCGCGGCCCGGTGATCGGCACGGTCATGAGCAATTTGGGCCTCGAGCTTGCGCTGCGCGAGCGGGGCATCGAGTTCAAGCGCGCCAAGGTCGGGGACCGGCACGTGCTCGCCATGCTGAAGGAGCACGACGCCGTGCTCGGCGGGGAGACCTCCGGGCACGTGATCTGCCTCGACAAGACCACGACAGGCGACGGGCTCGTCACGGCGCTTCAGGTCCTCGCGGTCATGCGGCGGACCGGCAAGAGCTTGAGCGAGCTCGCTCGCGGGATGTCCCAGTTTCCGCAGAGCCTCGTGAACGTGCGCGTGCCGGCGCCCGCCGACCCGAACGGCGCCCCGGCCATCCGTGCGGCGGTCGAGGAGGCCGAGAGCGCGCTCGGCCAGCGGGGCCGCGTCGTGCTGCGTGCCTCGGGCACGGAGCCTGTCATCCGGGTCATGGTCGAAGGCGAGGACCGCGAAATGGTCCGCGCGCTCGCATCGCGCCTCGCCGACTCCGTCCGCGCCGCCTTTGGCGCCTGA